The sequence aacacgAGGCTTGGTTCTGGATTCTGTCGCAAGCTTTGATGATCATGGGTTCGAGGGTTTGGTTTTGGTCGATTCCATGGGAGAGAGAGTGAAAGGAAGAGAGTAAGGTAAAAAGGAGAAGGAGATTGACAAATGCCATTTGATTGAATGCATGCAAACAAGGGTGGGGTGGAGGAGTGGTTGATTCTTGGAAGACATATTTATGTTGCCAAGAATGATGGGATTGCTTGTCATGGATGAAATTAAAAGGGAAAGGAATGTGTTCTAGTCTAGATGTTGATAcaaaatatactttaattttccCTTTGGCAAAGTTCAAGTTTTTGCTCCCTTTTCTCTACATGTAAAAATAACATTGATTCTCTTGAGTTCAATGAAATTGCTGTCACACACCCCAtgcacccccccccccccccccccccccccccccacaaatatatttttagtcatataattATAGTCATTCGacacttttaattctataatttgttagagttataaaataatccttcattattacaaaattggctgaaattttcaaagttgGCGGAAATTATGATGTCACCTTCCAgccaaatttgaaaattcttaccAATTTTGtcctaagaaaataaacaactaTTTTACAATTCTAACAAGTTAGACTAAAATGCTAGAGAGATATAACTACCAAAACTAGAAACGCAATTGAACTTTGATTAGAGGAGTACCCTCCATATATGAATCTTATTGTAAATGGGAGTGATGTATAAAGGTTCTATTGCAAGTAGCTTGTTCAAGAAATTGTCTTAATATGGAAGTGAGAAGGATTCTAAGATGACTGTCCAAGTTCGCATGTTTGAGATTTCCTCTATATTCCATGTAAATGGATACACAGAAACGTGGACCGcatttacatttaatttcatcgtattttttttattgcatttaatatatactacataattattctttatattaattaaaacagaAGATATAATAAggtttgaaatataaataaaattcacaaataaatGCATCCACGTAATTTTTATTCTCCCCTTGTATTAGAGCTTATTattttaccaaaataaataaagaggataaagagaagaaaaaattgcaattttagtcctttaaataGAGGGATGTCAATTTTgattctattaaaattaattttgacaatttatgaattttcggcaaaatttatctttaaattgtcttttttttttttttgtacagttACAGATTCATGAAATCCAATCAAATAGGGCATTCATAGGAGTGAAGAACTCGACAATCAGTAGTATagactacaagaaaatatgatattagtaACAGATTAAATATCacgtgataattttaaaattatcactaaaaatatatattaaatgacaataatttttatcttgtcattgtataattattagcGACAAATattgagtataaaattatcactaactataattaataacacatttatagtgataatttattaacaataCAATATAGTGACAACTATTATTGTTGTTACAAGATCgtcattaattgtatttaattagcgACGactttgtatataattttttgtcactaattcttgctggtaataatttttacgaaataatagtaattattaaattcataaaattcacTATTGTgacaatacaaatatttttttcacaatatatatatatatatatatatatttgtgacaaaattaaaattttcacacaatattaaaattttcacttgaTTTTTTGTCGCTAATCTTCTGCCTATTTTTGTAGTGAGatggttttgaaattttactcTCTTAATATGTAGGAGGTTTGgattagtttataaatttgacATAAGCATCTcctaagaaatataatttttttaaaaatatatatataaaataaaaaaataataaaaagtttacttttagttttattgtaattaattaaaattaaaaatacattataattatacaaatatatatattatcatgttatataattacaacttaattattattacataaataaaaaaattcttatttttgtgttttaatattttaataaataaaaaaatttctatttacaccatcagagacggaaatttccgtggctaaattaaaaaaaaaatagctacGGAAACAGAGACGGAAATAACCAAGTTTCAGCCATCTCGATTTTTAAGCAATCATTTAACAGTATCAATAGAGACGGAATTTAGCGAAATTATAAATCTgtctctaaaataaaaattattaataatttatcataaaaaggatttccgtctctgataaAGACGGATTTTGTTTCGTCTCTAAATTTTGGTCTCTGATaccctgttttcttgtagtgtattatgcttaattttatttatacttaaaaaaatgcatatattgTCTGTAGCCCAACGACTATTTGCCGTTGATTCTTCAAGTGAAGCCAAAACATTTGCTAATCAAAACTTAAGTTATCGTATCAATTTTGTCTGACCGTAGTAGAGAGTATTAacttattatgatttttaagccATAGTAATTTATAGTGTAGGGGATAATCAATTCTTTTGTagtattaattttgatcatattaataaatataacaaaattatcattactaACAACTTAtaagttctataattttattcatctaataattcaaaaaaatatttctaaaataaaaattaatatttaattttaattataaaatatacgaacttatataatattttaaataatttcaaccAAAAAGCTACGTATAGGTGTCGGATACATATTAACACGGTACCAATACCACTCCTATACACGTTTAGAAATGAAATTTGGAGtgttcataaattaataataaagtaacTGATGATAAAGTGCCAAATTCTGCAAGAACAGGGTGCAGAATGCAGATGTAGCAAAAGACATATTGGGTCTAAGTTTTATGTACTTTTAGgggttatttaaaaaattatcaaaatcaagaaatttcataaataagtaaaatataatattctctctttttttttttaatagttaaatATCTAATTAGGATCggattttaaatcaataaaaaaatagactgATTTGATCCAGACCCGTTTGAGATGGGGTTGATTGCAGAAATCAATACCTGGGACCATCCGGGTCCAGTGGCCTAAGATCACCTGGTTCTGGATCGAGCTTGGGCCAGGcctattgtttttttttttaaatacatgacatataatttttattttattcttttaagttgattattataataatttttttatacttttgaaactctaaaaattttatttttatatttatttttaaatttttagtacttTAATTCAttgaaactcttttttttttcaaaatttattttaagtcatttttgaatttattatcatctaaatttattattgtaagcttgttagtcaaattattatttaagttcattatatattcttaactattattttttatatatataattttttgtgggatttaatttattatttatttattttataagataattataatttaagtaattatttataagaagacctcaatatcataaaaagaaataaaacaagcACATCTGGATCTGATATCGACCTGGGGTTTAAAAATAGAACCATTGTGCACCTTGAGTTAAATATATGTAGTGTTATTTCATCAGAATTAGCTCTCTACTTTTGGTAGTCAgtataaaaatagtaattatatgattatatcaatatttatttatttatatttatatctatatcatataaaaagaaaagatcttcTACACTCATAAAAGGTGATTAATGACACTCgttgcataaattttttgtgaagtaaaaaatgtccttcaattgataaaataactaacttacttaactttcaaattttatattaattgataagttatattttttctttttttcttcttttttatttttaatgtaatgtattgatttttatattttatttttatttataatattatttttaatatattttaaagtatgtaAAAGAGTTACTCATTATATGCACACAGGAATGACATGCCACAACAGCTCTAACTTTTAAATACGACAATTATACTTTGATGACAAATAGGACACGGcgattccttttttttttctttattttttaatccttgaaatgtgatttgttgtttatatactttatttttatttatagtatattttaaaCCTATACTAATCTACTAATCTAAGcaatatataagtaaatttattGTTGTAAGCTTGTCagtcaaattataatttaagttcCGTTTATagatttgttttattataaattttgtttgatttaagttattatttatttattttataaaattaaataattattccaaaaataccttaatttcataaaaaaaataaaaacaaaatatgctCAATCAGGCCTAATCTTGGCCGACCTGGACAAAGCCTCAACTGGGCTAGTCTATGGCCCAATATGGatttaaaaatggacataattggGGTTCATTTAAGGGCTCAAGACCGATCATAAAGAACACTAAATCGGTCCTGGATAGGGCGTTTCTAGGCTAGTCCATGTGTGTTTTGGGTTGACCTAGCCTTTTGTGCACCTTGagtaatatgatttatatttgtaaGTTACTTATGACACATTATTTATAGGTATTAATTGGTCAATAATGGTATCTATTAGACTTACTCCAATCTTCCGACATATGCAATAACAAGGGTTATTAAATTAGGTCAACCCATCCATTGGATCAAGCTGACCTGACTTAGTTGAAAAAAGGGTGAATCTTTTGCACTatctttgatatttttgtgttGACAATGATCTCTTCTTTCGATATATCTTCGGCGAGAACAAATATCCTATTTGATGTCTTTGTAGTGAGAATGGGTGTCCTATTTTGATATCTCAGAACATGTGTCctactgtaattttttacgGTGAGAATGTCCTGTTTTGATATTTCTATAATGAAAACacgtattttattttatatctcGTGGTGAAAATGagtatatttattgatatctCTATGGTGAGAACGACTATCCTATTTTGATATCTCTATGATGAGATCATatgtcatatttttatatcttttggtaaaaatgagaattctaATATGACAACAGATTTTCCCCACATAACTATCTTTCATGCAATGTGTATGTGGACTGGAGTTCTTCAAATTGGAAAATTGGATCTAATGTGTATGCctctaatatttcatttcacGTATACACACCacgtgtataaaatatttttttagataaaattaataacgtTACATTTATACACACAGTGTGtatttgtgaaataaaataaaaaaggcaATAGAAAATCCAACCCCCGGGAAGTAAAAAATCTTCTATCACACAATATCGATATCACGCAAATGTATAGCTTTcgacaattaaaaaatataaattaaagaatatacACATACCATACGCGTACTGATATAACACAATATATAACACAAAAGTGCAATATAAAATTCTTCACCCTGTAATCTTTTGCTCAAGTTATAATGCCAAATATCTTGTAAGTTCCAAACAAATATATGAACAGCAACATACCCTCTTAATCCAATCATCATTGAAATCCAACCTGATCACTCTCTTCCACAAGTCCTTCacaaattatcaaattcagaaagaacaacaaaaaagGAAGCCGGATGATAAAACAGACTCTTCCTATTCCTATTCTTTCACAAATCACAGATCAAACATATCATTTTCAAGGTATTATTCCGCTTTTGTACAATCTCTCCCCGCCTTCCGCCTGCGAATAATTTGAAGACGGTGGAGCTACGGCCTGATCCTTCACTTGGGATGTCATAACCAGCTTTGCATTCCAATACCAGGGATGAAGATATGGAGAAGAAACTGATGGAGAATACGACGAAGGGTGGAGAAAAACCGACCCCCAGTCCCTGTCCCCAATCTTAGCTTCCTGTATTCTCCTCCGGACCAACAAGCTTCCCAGGTCTTCCCTTTTGAATTCGGATACACTTCGGAGTATTGACAGGCAGATAAGGAGTATTAGAACTGCATCTTCTTCCGGCAACACCTCCACCACGAGCAGCTTCCAGTTCAGAAGCGCAGTGGCTTTTCCAGTCAGGTTGTCCTCCGAGTACCTAATTATGGTTACAAATTCGTGTTCCTCGGTGCTTCCTTCTTCCTTTGTTACTTCCTTGTTTCTGCCATCTTTTCCGGCTTTAGTCTCTAGACCGGAGTTATTGACCTGATATTGCATTTGTCTCCCAGGCAACAGCTTTACCTGTCATCGTACAATGGTCACTACATGCACGGTCCATATTGCATGTAactcttttcaaataataaggtaAGTAGATAATTATGCAGACATCCCCTAAGGTGTAGGCATGTTACAGAAGACCCTTCTTTTTGGAAACCACACTGCTTCTCTTACAGTCATATTCTACTTTACAAATTTCCCTGAAGAGTGGATAGGTTAGAAAGAATTTGTATTCACAACATGAATGCAGGGGAGAGAgtattgttttttcaaaaactgaGGGGTTGTTTTGTAATATGTTCACCCTCAGGGGTGTCCATGCAGTTATTGGTAAGTTAACTGAGGTCTCCTCACCATTGGTTCAGAagatgttttattttgtagatCAAATCTCAAGCCGGAgatggatgatgatgatgtatCGTATTGTATTAGCAATTCATTTCCTGTTGAGAAGCTCCACGAAGCTTGGAACCCTTCCGGTGGTTCTTTTGGTGTAGCGGTTCCGACCACTTTCTCTGTACTAGATCGCATATGCAACCAAGTAATAATAAAGATCAGACGGAAAAATCTAGGTACAGTATGCAGATAATTTAGTCAATCAAACTCGTTTACATCAATCCTTGACAAAGAATAAGAACCAAATTTTCTCCCTATTTGTGTTTGatcagaagaaaaaacaacaatatCCTAAGTTCTTGTGTTTTCTTATCCAAACAATCCATGGAGATGATATAACTCACACATACCAGGCGATCTACCGATGGAACTGGAACCGGTAACGTAAGACCAAGAACCCTCCCGTATCTCTATAATACGGTCCTCCCATTTCACAGCTGTAGGAGCTTCAGCCCCTCTTCGCCAAAAACCACCTCCAACTCTGAAATgcaagaaattagaaaattagcTGCTGACTGCGGAGACCAACTATGATAGACAAGTTAAGACTAAGATGCATCTTTTACCTCATTCGAACAACGAAACACTCTCTGCTGGCATGATCCAGAACCGTCCGAGATAACCATCTACCTTCCTGCGGTCGGTACTGATTCATTTTCAGGATTACATCTGATATCATTGCACCTGAGTCATCTGTCACCCGGTCCGGCACACATTTCAACAAATACGATGCTTGTACAGGTGGAGTAATTGAAGCCGTAGTCCTTACTCTTTCATCAATCTCTTTTCCTAATGTGAGAGAGGGTGCCCGTAACAAGTCATTCCAAGCAAATGAAATGCTCTCCCGCAGAGAACTACCTTTAAAGCAGCAGCCATCACGGTGTCGAAGCTCAAGTATTAGTCCTTTGGTACCAAATTCGCAGTAGAGATGCCATGCTTTTTGCCATGATTCTGATGTGAATTGAGATACTGGTTTGTCCATTTTCACCTCCCTGTGACACTTTGCCATTCGAAGACGCAGAAATTCTCGTTTAGGATCTGTCTTCATTTGCCTGATATTTGAGATAAGTTTTACTGATACGCACACCTGAAATTATAGATCATTGCATCCGCATGTTATTCATTCATATGATATTAATGCATTGTTTTGGAAGCTGTTACAGTTTCAAGTTCACAACTAAGGAAAGATAATTGGCGCAAAAGCAGCTGCAACAGCTAAATAAGTGAAGCAAAGTGTTTGAGATGCAACAAGCCTCATAGATCACTTATAAGATTGAAAAGTTCCTCAATCTTAGGCTTATACAGCACAAACATGAGGGCTTAATGGGTAACTGCTGACTTGAGCTTATACTGAAGAGTATAGGCACAATGCGAGAAAACTCGGAGTTTGTTGATAATTGAAAATCCCGATGAACCAACGGATTGCATGGTTGAGAAAGGCTAAAACTGAACAGGATTTTCTTAACTCTTGGATTGTAGCTATTGCATTATCTGACCTAGGAATCTTTAACTTGTAAGTAtcaaagcaagaaaaacaaataacgGCTCTCCCATTATTACGATCCCACTTCAGGAACAATTTAGCTAAAGGATCACAATTATACTtgataatatgaaaaagaacTAAGCCAGAGCCTTTCACTCGATCACATACTCTGCTTCATAATTAACATCAGCACTAATAAAGTTGCCGAATCCCTAAAATCAGAGATCCACACCCTCAATGCCAAAGACGTGTGATGAGCAAGAAACATCAAGAAATCTATGAGATCATGAGTTGCCTTTTCTCGTTCGGGGAAATTGtaggaaaaatgaaagaaatagtAAAGATAGTGGACAAACCTCGAATAAAAACCTGGGCACCATTGACTTGTATCTGGTGTTGACATCAGTGTTCGTTACGTCCCAGTAAAAAGGTGGTTCATTGGTAATAGGCCTTGTGATGGCTCCACCACCAGCTTTCTCATATGGTTGGTCAAAAGTTCTCTCCCACAGCATTTTGGTTTCTTCTATGTCTTCTTCTTTCACAGCTTCCCACACCCAAACTATTTTCTCCATATCTCCCTCCAACCCCTTAACATCCACTGCATATACTGTTGGATAgctctaataaataaatccaaatacaacatgatcttataattatattcccAGAAATAATCGTAAAACATATTCATATAGCGATGCATTCTGCAAATTATGGAGGGCAAAACTTGACATATTGAACAAATAGTACAAATACTCACAGACAATGATCTTCTCATTGATATAATTGATCAACAAATCTAAAGAATATTGGTCCATTGAAGTGTGGGATTGGAAATGTTGCTTTCCAGTCACGGAAGACAACACACAAAATTGTATATGTTGATCAAGAATTCTCTTTTAGTTACGTACTATGGTATTGTATATCACAGTTGCACAACCTACATTTATCTTTACTTTATCCAGTTACATATTTATGATATACATACAAGtgaaattataagttaatgGTATGATACAAATATGATTTGTTAGGACAAATAAAATCACGTGTTTTTTCGCGTATTGCAAGTGTGTTTGTAGGAAATTATTAAGCTCGTCTAGAATAGTGTTAAATGTTTTACTAATttctaaacaaaaaattatgaataaataacaataaaatttattcatactATATACAtttacttttagttattaagATTAATGtgtttttcataaatattattaaaataatattttcttcttttggtatatgaataaaagcataattttgttaaaagtaTAATAAGAAGTGAAATACTATGTACTAAAAGATATCAATGTCAAGATTGCATTTTTGCTTCTTCTCCATTCTTAatgctaatatttatttacaaaaatgcATCATATAGACACACATGcaaattttcttgatattttgtaCTTGCTTTCAAATTACTTTGTCCTAACTCTATTTgttactttttctttaatggttaactttttaattacattaccatgtatttttctttagccgtatttattgtatatttataatttccaACATAAAAAGGttgagaatttcaaatttttattagtagcTTGAATAGCAAAtcctatatattatatttttctaaaagccTAGAGATTGTATACgagtatatatttatcatatctTTGTTTCTTGACGATAATATTtagcatttaaaataaataactcaaTATTTGCTAGATGTACgctatcataatttttcattattaatccGAAACacgtaaataataaaatttattcctTAATAACACTAAGTATTATTAATATGtctttcacaaaataaaaaatccaaccCAAAAGTGAAAGAAGCTTTCACAATCATTTACTTTCATACACAGCAAGGAATAAATGCAAACTTGAATAGGTTGTCTAGTTGGTCCCAACTAAGTGGAGTTAGATATTCATGTTTTCAGAATCTTGGAATGGTGGTATTAAGCcacaaatcaacaaaattatggCTTTATCCTAAATATTGTGAAAAAACATTTAGTTCCTTCTTGTGTCCCCATGTGTTTCTCCCCTAATTACTATTTTGCCATgcataaggaaaaaataatataaagaacTAAGTCATTTCACCAACAAAGATAATAACATTGACAACCATGTAATCTAACATTTACGATGGGGATCTTTTACCACAATTTTATGTCACATATTGGTACCATAACAGTGAGTGATTGacactttcttttttcaaattaaaaaaatataattaaattggaatTTAAAGGctaattatacttagacccCTTTAAAATGCGAAATTACAATTTCCTCaacaaacttttgaaattacaccTACATCCCTCTGAGAATTCTGCGTTTACAACCGTAACCCTTCCATtagtttggatgaaaaatattgacatcaGCCATAAGAAAAAAACCGTAAACTTCTAATTTTATGTCCATTCAGCATtgtgtattaattattgacaATATAGCTAGTCTTTTTCATAtagcaacaaatatttttttatccaatgaCAATAATATAGgaacaatattttgttgtactTACACTCTTTTGACTTCACATATATCGCATTTACCTCCTTACaggtataaaaaaattactaggGTATTTTGGgcaaaaaattatactgaATGTTGAATGAGAGGTAAATTGGAAGTCTAGGTATTCTTTTTATTGACGTAAATAATTCCGTCCAAACCTTAACAAAAGCTGTAAACACACGAATGGAGAGTTCTCATAgctgtaagtgtaatttcggATTTCAGAGGtggtctaaatgtaattaaacttaatttaaaagtagGACCACACACAATACACGCATGAGTATAATACCATTGTGTGAGTATGATAAAAGATCATTTGCCTAAAACTTGCCCCTATATTGTTCttcttacaaaataaattaggaTATCTTTCACAACTTGCAGTCAATCACCCATACATCAAAAGCGAACAAACAAAGAAGCAATACTGACAAAAGTTATTGAAAAAAGTGTGCTTTCACATGCAGAACAATTCATATGCTCCATGTCCCACTCTAATATTCAAATAGACACAAACCTTGGAGGAAAGAATCTTTGACAACATTGTATCACGAATTCATATGCAATAAACTTATCCAAATCCACAACAACTATTCTGTTCTTCCAATTACCACATAAGTTTGATCAAACAAGAACCTTTTACTAATCAAAGCAAGGAATTAGACACACCTGATGAGTAAGCCACATCAACAGAACATCTGAGGTGGGAACTAAGCAAGAACATTCATCGCCAAACCTATGAACCATGTAAATGAAACCTTTGTATCTTTGCTTGGCTGCCACCAAATACACCATTTCAGAATAATACGGCTCCGAAAACCTTGTGTTCAGATTTCTTTGCTTGGACATTTGATCCAACAGATCTTCACTAAGAACAGATGAACAACACTCCAAATTGGAATCAGCTTCATTTTCAAAAGGCTCAGATGGGAATTTGGACTCCCAGATTTCTCTGCATCTGTCCAATGCATATTCTTCATTCTCTTCATCAAATATAGCTGGTTTTCCAATGAGTTTTGAGAATCTTGACTCACAGTAATCCCTGTAATTGGCCTGAAAATCAAGTTTTATCAAATCCCAATTTCAACCATAAAAAAAACCCATCTTTTTCCCTATGAAAACCGAGAAAAGAGCCGATTACCGGTTGAAGTGTATGGCAATACCAGACCCATTCAACATCAAGTGGTGGAAGAATCATCGGAGGCTTTGACCCTGTTGTAAGATCAGCAATCAATGGCATCCATAGCTGATCATATCTAcataaataagcaaaaataaaagaaacccattatttttttacgcctccaaattcacaaaataagtcaaaataaaGCTAAAGAAATAATCTAAAAATGCccgaaaaaaaagaaacaaaaaagaaaaacattgaCCTTCTAATGGCTTCAAGAAGCGTAGATTGTTGGTGCAGCCAGGGAGAATCAGCCACAAGTCTCAAGAACCCAAGATTTCTTCTGGCAGNNNNNNNNNNNNNAACCGCATCCTCCTCAGATATCTCGCTGAGGCTTCTCATGGACGAAATGCCCTCAGAAGCTGACATTTTTCTCCTTAAATTTTCTGGGTTTTTTTGGAATGATTCTTGGTTACTGTAGGAGCTGGGTGGTGGAACatggagatggagatggaGTCCAAGGTTACAAACTTTGATTCCTCAAAGACTAGGTGAGGAAAACACGCAGTCTGCATAAAGTGGGAACTTTTCTGAAGGTGGCAAAGGTTGTTCCACTGTGGGGATGGGGATAGGTACTGGATTTCAGGAGTTGACACGTGGATATGTTGGTCCATGTTTAGTACCActgaagaataaattatttattactacCAAGATTCctatttgtatataataaactaCCGTTGTTTGTCTCTAcgttcatataataaattattatttttaaaatatattattaataaaaatataaaaaagcaataaattttattttgaaataaaactaacaaaaattttaaattattatcgacacgataaaaaaaatattataataatattaaaattacatagagTTGCTacaaaaaggtaaatataattaattttaagattatttaattagaagtATAAtgttcataattaaaaattaatataatggTACCATTAATCGTCATTTATAAATGtagaaaact comes from Sesamum indicum cultivar Zhongzhi No. 13 linkage group LG10, S_indicum_v1.0, whole genome shotgun sequence and encodes:
- the LOC105172792 gene encoding glycine-rich domain-containing protein 1 (The sequence of the model RefSeq protein was modified relative to this genomic sequence to represent the inferred CDS: added 92 bases not found in genome assembly), giving the protein MSASEGISSMRSLSEISEEETVRFSVDLVAAARRNLGFLRLVADSPWLHQQSTLLEAIRRYDQLWMPLIADLTTGSKPPMILPPLDVEWVWYCHTLQPANYRDYCESRFSKLIGKPAIFDEENEEYALDRCREIWESKFPSEPFENEADSNLECCSSVLSEDLLDQMSKQRNLNTRFSEPYYSEMVYLVAAKQRYKGFIYMVHRFGDECSCLVPTSDVLLMWLTHQSYPTVYAVDVKGLEGDMEKIVWVWEAVKEEDIEETKMLWERTFDQPYEKAGGGAITRPITNEPPFYWDVTNTDVNTRYKSMVPRFLFEVCVSVKLISNIRQMKTDPKREFLRLRMAKCHREVKMDKPVSQFTSESWQKAWHLYCEFGTKGLILELRHRDGCCFKGSSLRESISFAWNDLLRAPSLTLGKEIDERVRTTASITPPVQASYLLKCVPDRVTDDSGAMISDVILKMNQYRPQEGRWLSRTVLDHASRECFVVRMRVGGGFWRRGAEAPTAVKWEDRIIEIREGSWSYVTGSSSIGRSPEKVVGTATPKEPPEGFQASWSFSTGNELLIQYDTSSSSISGLRFDLQNKTSSEPMVKLLPGRQMQYQVNNSGLETKAGKDGRNKEVTKEEGSTEEHEFVTIIRYSEDNLTGKATALLNWKLLVVEVLPEEDAVLILLICLSILRSVSEFKREDLGSLLVRRRIQEAKIGDRDWGSVFLHPSSYSPSVSSPYLHPWYWNAKLVMTSQVKDQAVAPPSSNYSQAEGGERLYKSGIIP